One window of the Anaeromyxobacter dehalogenans 2CP-C genome contains the following:
- a CDS encoding inorganic diphosphatase: MAYHPWHDVELPRFVEDPIPAIIEIPTGSKVKYELDKKSGLLLVDRILFSAVHYPANYGFVPRTYCDDGDPLDILVLCSEQIQPLAIMQAKVIGVMQMRDDKGQDDKLIAVHADDPNYADYTDVSELPQHRLRELQRFFQDYKALENKKVLVRAPQGRSEALEVLRDAIRLYDRDRARLMGTPGPSAPEAPRPRRAARAGKGGRRR; encoded by the coding sequence TCGCTTCGTCGAGGATCCGATCCCCGCCATCATCGAGATCCCCACCGGCTCGAAGGTGAAGTACGAGCTGGACAAGAAGTCCGGGCTGCTGCTCGTGGACCGGATCCTGTTCTCCGCGGTGCACTACCCGGCGAACTACGGCTTCGTGCCGCGCACCTACTGCGACGACGGCGATCCGCTCGACATCCTGGTGCTCTGCTCCGAGCAGATCCAGCCGCTCGCGATCATGCAGGCGAAGGTGATCGGCGTGATGCAGATGCGCGACGACAAGGGCCAGGACGACAAGCTCATCGCGGTCCACGCCGACGACCCGAATTACGCCGACTACACGGACGTCTCGGAGCTGCCGCAGCACCGGCTGCGCGAGCTGCAGCGGTTCTTCCAGGACTACAAGGCGCTCGAGAACAAGAAGGTGCTGGTCCGCGCGCCGCAGGGGCGCTCCGAGGCGCTCGAGGTGCTGCGCGACGCGATCCGCCTGTACGACCGGGATCGCGCGCGGCTCATGGGCACGCCGGGCCCGTCCGCGCCCGAGGCGCCCCGCCCCCGCCGGGCGGCCCGCGCCGGCAAGGGCGGCCGGCGCCGGTAG
- a CDS encoding DUF2721 domain-containing protein: MGALQQIAAAVTPAVMVSACGLIALGLDNQAARMAARLRDLAREWRALPPHAARRGAVAEQVAVLDRRHGLYSRALLLNYGALFAFVVTSLLWLGQAYWSVPPELPVLVFGLGVAMLAAMAVLVIASITLARSTIEAEAAEVLRERRAPPASGRPAPARG; encoded by the coding sequence GTGGGCGCGCTCCAGCAGATCGCGGCGGCGGTGACGCCGGCGGTGATGGTCTCCGCCTGCGGCCTCATCGCGCTCGGCCTCGACAACCAGGCCGCGCGCATGGCCGCCCGGCTCCGCGACCTGGCGCGCGAGTGGCGGGCGCTGCCGCCGCACGCGGCGCGGCGGGGCGCGGTGGCGGAGCAGGTGGCGGTGCTGGACCGCCGCCACGGCCTCTACTCCCGGGCGCTGCTCCTCAACTACGGCGCCCTCTTCGCGTTCGTGGTCACCTCCCTGCTGTGGCTGGGCCAGGCCTACTGGTCGGTCCCGCCGGAGCTGCCGGTGCTGGTGTTCGGCCTCGGGGTGGCGATGCTGGCCGCCATGGCGGTGCTGGTCATCGCCTCGATCACCCTGGCCCGGAGCACCATCGAGGCGGAGGCGGCGGAGGTGCTGCGCGAGCGCCGGGCGCCGCCGGCGAGCGGGCGGCCTGCGCCCGCCCGCGGCTGA
- a CDS encoding FmdB family zinc ribbon protein, translating to MPIYEYACARCGKSFETLIIRRSDEAEVACPACNGREVSRQMSRPAAARTGSDGGGAPARGCGPVG from the coding sequence ATGCCCATCTACGAGTACGCCTGCGCCCGCTGCGGCAAGTCCTTCGAGACGCTCATCATCCGGCGGTCCGACGAGGCCGAGGTCGCGTGCCCCGCGTGCAACGGCCGCGAGGTGTCCCGGCAGATGTCCCGCCCGGCGGCGGCGCGGACCGGCTCGGACGGCGGCGGCGCGCCCGCGCGCGGCTGCGGCCCGGTCGGTTGA
- a CDS encoding GspE/PulE family protein yields MPRTYRATDYTLEFVADLLAREGILTDDARRTATAREGVQRARLLRDGASRSGGRALRRAELSPIEVLASFEFPDARRDAETVDEDKATQAVAKAVGIPYRKIDPLKLDAQLITRTLSRPFARKHAVLPLERRNGSLVVAAANPFDRELLENLRGLTGAEVEPVLSSPSDIHRAIAEVYGFRQQISQARVELEGGGGAPDVTNLEQFVNLSGIDALEASSEPVVAAVEYLLHYAFEQRASDIHLEPRREESIIRMRIDGVLHPVHRIPKAVHGAIANRFKIMSRLDIALKRPQDGRIRTARGDAEMELRVSTVPTTFGDKVVIRVLDPTVLVRDLSELGFLPDERDQFERWLLRPHGLVIVTGPTGSGKTTTLYSALQALASPEVNVVTIEDPIEMVHEDFNQIAANQKTGTGFAEALRHVLRQDPDVVMVGEVRDAETATQAVQAALTGHMVLTTLHTNDTVSAVARLRDLGVPSFLIAATLTGIAAQRLVRQVCPSCAEDVPLTADEVHALGVPHPEDHAGKLLARRGRGCPKCRFTGYYGRSGIFEVLPVNARLRHLVAEGATPEVLLRTARQDGLRPLRDHAVRKVAAGVTSFEEAMRATADAEAAP; encoded by the coding sequence GTGCCAAGGACCTACCGCGCTACCGACTACACCCTGGAGTTCGTGGCCGATCTCCTCGCCAGGGAGGGGATCCTCACCGACGACGCGCGCCGCACCGCCACCGCCCGCGAGGGCGTGCAGCGCGCGCGCCTGCTCCGCGACGGCGCCTCCCGCAGCGGCGGGCGGGCGCTGCGGCGCGCCGAGCTCTCGCCGATCGAGGTGCTCGCGTCGTTCGAGTTCCCGGACGCCCGGCGCGACGCCGAGACCGTGGACGAGGACAAGGCCACGCAGGCGGTGGCGAAGGCGGTGGGGATCCCCTACCGCAAGATCGACCCGCTGAAGCTCGACGCCCAGCTCATCACCCGGACGCTGTCGCGCCCCTTCGCGCGCAAGCACGCGGTGCTCCCGCTGGAGCGCCGCAACGGCTCGCTGGTGGTGGCGGCCGCGAACCCGTTCGACCGCGAGCTGCTCGAGAACCTGCGCGGCCTGACCGGCGCCGAGGTCGAGCCGGTCCTCTCCTCGCCCTCCGACATCCACCGGGCCATCGCCGAGGTCTACGGCTTCCGCCAGCAGATCTCGCAGGCGCGCGTCGAGCTGGAGGGCGGCGGCGGCGCCCCGGACGTCACCAACCTCGAGCAGTTCGTGAACCTGTCCGGCATCGACGCGCTGGAGGCGTCGAGCGAGCCGGTGGTCGCGGCGGTCGAGTACCTGCTGCACTACGCGTTCGAGCAGCGCGCCAGCGACATCCACCTCGAGCCGCGCCGGGAGGAGTCGATCATCCGCATGCGGATCGACGGGGTGCTCCACCCGGTCCACCGCATCCCGAAGGCCGTGCACGGGGCCATCGCCAACCGGTTCAAGATCATGAGCCGGCTCGACATCGCGCTGAAGCGCCCGCAGGACGGGCGCATCCGCACCGCCCGCGGCGACGCCGAGATGGAGCTGCGCGTCTCCACCGTCCCCACCACCTTCGGCGACAAGGTGGTGATCCGCGTGCTCGACCCGACGGTGCTGGTGCGCGACCTCTCCGAGCTGGGGTTCCTCCCGGACGAGCGCGACCAGTTCGAGCGCTGGCTGCTCCGCCCGCACGGGCTGGTGATCGTGACCGGCCCCACCGGCAGCGGGAAGACCACGACCCTCTACTCCGCGCTGCAGGCGCTCGCGTCGCCGGAGGTGAACGTCGTGACCATCGAGGATCCCATCGAGATGGTCCACGAGGACTTCAACCAGATCGCCGCGAACCAGAAGACCGGCACCGGCTTCGCCGAGGCGCTGCGCCACGTGCTGCGCCAGGATCCGGACGTGGTGATGGTGGGCGAGGTGCGCGACGCCGAGACCGCCACCCAGGCGGTGCAGGCGGCGCTCACCGGGCACATGGTGCTGACCACGCTGCACACGAACGACACGGTCAGCGCGGTGGCGCGCCTGCGCGACCTGGGCGTGCCGAGCTTCCTCATCGCCGCCACGCTCACCGGCATCGCCGCGCAGCGGCTGGTCCGGCAGGTGTGCCCGTCCTGCGCCGAGGACGTGCCGCTCACCGCCGACGAGGTGCACGCGCTGGGCGTGCCGCACCCCGAGGACCACGCCGGCAAGCTGCTGGCCCGCCGGGGCCGCGGGTGCCCCAAGTGCCGGTTCACCGGCTACTACGGGCGGAGCGGCATCTTCGAGGTCCTCCCGGTCAACGCGCGGCTGCGCCACCTGGTGGCGGAGGGCGCCACGCCCGAGGTGCTGCTCCGCACCGCCCGGCAGGACGGGCTGCGCCCGCTGCGCGATCACGCGGTCCGCAAGGTGGCCGCGGGCGTCACGTCCTTCGAGGAGGCGATGCGCGCCACCGCCGACGCCGAGGCGGCGCCGTGA
- a CDS encoding AAA family ATPase, which produces MSVSSEIAELWSAGTPILYLVTPEEDRAVAACQAAAAAFDARCAVWSSHRGLDPVAPGAKEPAALLDALLRAPAPFLAVALDFHHALASPAVARQLRDVLPRLAAEGRCLAVVAPRLALPDGLGTDAAVIRVPLPDDAELGALLEVVQAGLAHPAAPPPLRAEVRHRALVAARGLSEAQARRAFTRALRRDAALGPEGIAAVAAEKKRLLARDLGLELVEATERPEDLGGLGAFKAWMDERALAFDPDASRWGLPPPRGVLLVGVQGCGKSLAAKAAAARLGVPVLRLDLPRVLGAQSGAEEGLARALEAAEALAPVALWVDEIEKGFAGSAPGDGGEPRAARLLGAFSTWLQERKGPVFVVATANDVSRLPPELLRRGRFDELFFVDLPDLEARREILALHLRRRGREPGAVDVAAIAELCADYSGAELEQVVIGALHRAYALGRELETADLRRVAQDLVPLFRTYEEQIKALREWARGRARVAGRAGAVVDLFRRVQ; this is translated from the coding sequence ATGAGCGTCTCCTCCGAGATCGCCGAGCTGTGGTCGGCCGGCACCCCGATCCTCTACCTGGTCACGCCGGAGGAGGACCGGGCCGTTGCCGCCTGCCAGGCGGCGGCCGCCGCGTTCGACGCGCGCTGCGCCGTGTGGTCCTCGCACCGCGGGCTCGACCCGGTGGCGCCCGGCGCCAAGGAGCCGGCGGCGCTGCTCGACGCGCTGCTGCGCGCGCCGGCCCCGTTCCTGGCGGTGGCGCTCGACTTCCACCACGCGCTCGCCTCGCCGGCGGTGGCGCGCCAGCTCCGCGACGTGCTGCCCCGCCTGGCGGCCGAGGGGCGGTGCCTCGCGGTGGTGGCGCCGCGCCTGGCGCTGCCGGACGGGCTCGGCACCGACGCCGCGGTGATCCGCGTGCCGCTGCCCGACGACGCCGAGCTGGGCGCGCTGCTCGAGGTGGTCCAGGCCGGCCTCGCGCACCCGGCCGCGCCGCCGCCGCTCCGGGCGGAGGTGCGCCACCGCGCGCTGGTGGCGGCCCGCGGGCTCTCGGAGGCGCAGGCGCGCCGCGCGTTCACCCGCGCGCTGCGCCGGGACGCGGCGCTGGGGCCGGAGGGCATCGCCGCGGTGGCGGCCGAGAAGAAGCGGCTGCTCGCGCGCGACCTCGGCCTCGAGCTGGTCGAGGCGACGGAGCGCCCGGAGGACCTGGGCGGGCTCGGCGCGTTCAAGGCATGGATGGACGAGCGCGCGCTCGCGTTCGATCCCGACGCCTCGCGCTGGGGGCTCCCGCCGCCGCGCGGCGTGCTGCTCGTGGGCGTGCAGGGCTGCGGGAAGTCGCTCGCGGCCAAGGCGGCCGCGGCGCGCCTGGGGGTGCCGGTGCTGCGGCTCGACCTGCCGCGGGTGCTGGGCGCGCAGTCCGGCGCCGAGGAGGGGCTGGCGCGCGCGCTGGAGGCGGCGGAGGCGCTCGCGCCGGTGGCGCTCTGGGTGGACGAGATCGAGAAGGGGTTCGCGGGCAGCGCGCCCGGCGACGGCGGCGAGCCGCGCGCGGCGCGCCTGCTGGGCGCGTTCTCCACCTGGCTGCAGGAGCGCAAGGGGCCGGTGTTCGTGGTGGCGACCGCCAACGACGTGTCGCGGCTGCCGCCGGAGCTGCTGCGCCGCGGGCGCTTCGACGAGCTGTTCTTCGTGGACCTCCCGGACCTCGAGGCGCGCCGCGAGATCCTGGCGCTGCACCTGCGGCGCCGCGGCCGCGAGCCCGGGGCGGTGGACGTGGCGGCCATCGCCGAGCTGTGCGCCGACTACTCGGGCGCGGAGCTGGAGCAGGTGGTGATCGGGGCGCTGCACCGCGCCTACGCGCTCGGGCGCGAGCTGGAGACCGCCGACCTCCGGCGCGTGGCGCAGGACCTGGTCCCGCTGTTCCGGACCTACGAGGAGCAGATCAAGGCGCTGCGCGAGTGGGCCAGGGGCCGGGCCCGCGTGGCCGGCCGGGCCGGCGCGGTGGTGGACCTGTTCCGGCGGGTGCAATGA
- a CDS encoding GNAT family N-acetyltransferase gives MTGGHLEIRPASPERWADLERLFGPNGACAGCWCMWWRLPRAAFDAGKGEGNRRALRGRVAAGDVPGLLAYDGETPVGWVALAPRAEYPRLGVSRILAPVDAEPVWSITCFYVARSHRRRGVTRALVEAAERHARGAGASILEAYPVDPRGATASAFLYTGLASTFRAAGFEEVLRRSPTRPIVRKLLTAPRAPGARGRAPGRSTPRSSPTRPSASRRGR, from the coding sequence ATGACCGGGGGGCACCTGGAGATCCGCCCGGCCAGCCCGGAGCGCTGGGCCGATCTGGAGCGGCTGTTCGGCCCGAACGGCGCCTGCGCGGGCTGCTGGTGCATGTGGTGGCGGCTCCCGCGCGCCGCGTTCGACGCGGGGAAGGGGGAGGGCAACCGCCGCGCGCTCCGAGGGCGCGTGGCGGCGGGGGACGTCCCCGGGCTGCTCGCCTACGACGGCGAGACGCCGGTGGGCTGGGTGGCGCTCGCGCCGCGCGCCGAGTACCCGCGCCTCGGCGTCTCGCGGATCCTGGCCCCGGTGGACGCGGAGCCGGTCTGGTCCATCACCTGCTTCTACGTGGCGCGCTCGCACCGCCGGCGCGGCGTGACCCGCGCGCTCGTCGAGGCCGCCGAGCGGCACGCCCGGGGGGCGGGGGCGAGCATCCTCGAGGCCTACCCGGTGGACCCGCGCGGCGCGACCGCCTCCGCGTTCCTCTACACCGGCCTCGCGTCCACCTTCCGCGCCGCGGGCTTCGAGGAGGTGCTGCGGCGCAGCCCGACGCGGCCCATCGTCCGCAAGCTGCTCACCGCCCCGCGAGCGCCCGGAGCACGTGGTCGTGCACCCGGCCGTTCGACGCCACGCAGCTCCCCGACGCGACCGTCGGCGTCCCGTCGAGGTCGGTGA
- a CDS encoding inositol monophosphatase family protein — protein MPELDLQRAMDTARAAVEAASAASLAHFRRGVRVERKPDRSPVTAADRESEAAVLAVVRAAFPDHGFLGEETGEHAGAGETRWIVDPLDGTKGFTRGRGFWGPLVACEHRGEIVAGAMALPALGEAYWAARGQGCWLRAGDAAPARLRVSGLAAWEDATLSLGEPHVLFRPPMLERVAALAISAQAARCYGDLAGCALVLKGEAEAWIEAGVNLWDLAPLKILVEEAGGRFTDLDGTPTVASGSCVASNGRVHDHVLRALAGR, from the coding sequence ATGCCCGAGCTCGACCTGCAGCGCGCGATGGACACCGCCCGCGCGGCGGTGGAGGCCGCGTCCGCGGCCAGCCTCGCCCACTTCCGCCGCGGCGTGCGCGTGGAGCGCAAGCCGGACCGCAGCCCGGTCACCGCGGCCGACCGCGAGTCGGAGGCGGCGGTGCTGGCGGTGGTGCGGGCCGCGTTCCCCGACCACGGCTTCCTGGGCGAGGAGACGGGCGAGCACGCGGGCGCCGGCGAGACCCGCTGGATCGTGGACCCGCTCGACGGCACCAAGGGCTTCACCCGAGGGCGCGGCTTCTGGGGCCCGCTGGTGGCGTGCGAGCACCGCGGCGAGATCGTGGCCGGGGCCATGGCCCTGCCCGCGCTGGGCGAGGCGTACTGGGCCGCCCGCGGCCAGGGCTGCTGGCTCCGCGCCGGCGACGCGGCCCCGGCGCGGCTGCGCGTCTCCGGCCTCGCCGCCTGGGAGGACGCCACGCTGTCGCTGGGCGAGCCGCACGTGCTGTTCCGCCCGCCCATGCTGGAGCGCGTCGCGGCGCTGGCCATCTCGGCGCAGGCGGCCCGCTGCTACGGCGACCTGGCCGGCTGCGCGCTGGTGCTGAAGGGCGAGGCCGAGGCCTGGATCGAGGCGGGCGTGAACCTGTGGGACCTCGCGCCGCTGAAGATCCTGGTGGAGGAGGCCGGCGGCCGCTTCACCGACCTCGACGGGACGCCGACGGTCGCGTCGGGGAGCTGCGTGGCGTCGAACGGCCGGGTGCACGACCACGTGCTCCGGGCGCTCGCGGGGCGGTGA
- a CDS encoding acetyl-CoA hydrolase/transferase family protein produces the protein MSDRILHKGLKAKVMSAEEAAGLIPNGAILGMSGFTGAGYPKAVPIALSKRAIEERMKGKAFKVTALTGASTGPELDQAMGLTESVSFRFPYNGDAVMRQKINEGVIEYQDMHLSHAGSLVRYGYYGRPDNKIDFAVIEVTKIKEDGSLVFSSSCGANTAYFDVAEKYILEVNEWQDERLEGMHDILGVTGRHGERTPIPILRADDRVGSPTLKIDVSKVAAVVITNNPDRNAPFKAPEADHKRIAQHILDFLDGEVKAGRLPKSLTPLQSGVGNIANAVLVGLNEGHFENMMSYTEVIQDGMLDLLDSGKLKIASATAFSVSPEGQERFNKNIERYRKQIILRPQDVSNHPEVIRRLGCIAMNGFVEADIYGHVNSTHIVGKGIENGIGGSGDFARNSAYTIFMSPSVAKGGKISAIVPFASHIDHTEHEVNGIVTEYGFADLRGKSPKQKAKEVIEKCAHPDWRPILWDYYNRSLKGGSFGKHTPHMLKEAFSFHTRYLETGDMRPKK, from the coding sequence ATGTCGGATCGGATTCTCCACAAGGGCCTCAAGGCGAAGGTGATGTCCGCCGAAGAAGCCGCTGGGCTCATCCCCAACGGCGCCATCCTCGGGATGTCGGGCTTCACCGGCGCCGGCTATCCCAAGGCCGTGCCCATCGCGCTCTCCAAGCGCGCGATCGAGGAGCGGATGAAGGGCAAGGCCTTCAAGGTCACCGCCCTCACCGGCGCCTCCACCGGCCCCGAGCTCGACCAGGCCATGGGCCTGACGGAGTCGGTCAGCTTCCGCTTCCCGTACAACGGCGACGCGGTCATGCGGCAGAAGATCAACGAGGGCGTGATCGAGTACCAGGACATGCACCTGAGCCACGCCGGCTCGCTGGTGCGCTACGGGTACTACGGGCGCCCCGACAACAAGATCGACTTCGCCGTCATCGAGGTCACGAAGATCAAGGAGGACGGCTCGCTCGTCTTCTCGTCCTCGTGCGGCGCGAACACCGCCTACTTCGACGTCGCGGAGAAGTACATCCTCGAGGTCAACGAGTGGCAGGACGAGCGGCTCGAGGGGATGCACGACATCCTCGGCGTGACCGGCCGTCACGGTGAGCGGACGCCGATCCCGATCCTCCGGGCCGACGACCGCGTCGGGTCGCCCACGCTCAAGATCGACGTGTCGAAGGTCGCGGCGGTGGTGATCACCAACAACCCCGACCGCAACGCGCCGTTCAAGGCCCCCGAGGCGGACCACAAGCGGATCGCCCAGCACATCCTCGACTTCCTCGACGGCGAGGTGAAGGCCGGCCGGCTCCCGAAGAGCCTCACCCCGCTGCAGTCGGGCGTCGGCAACATCGCGAACGCGGTGCTCGTCGGCCTGAACGAGGGGCACTTCGAGAACATGATGAGCTACACCGAGGTGATCCAGGACGGCATGCTGGACCTCCTCGACTCCGGCAAGCTCAAGATCGCGTCGGCGACGGCGTTCTCGGTCTCGCCCGAGGGCCAGGAGCGCTTCAACAAGAACATCGAGCGCTACCGCAAGCAGATCATCCTGCGCCCGCAGGACGTGTCGAACCACCCCGAGGTCATCCGCCGCCTGGGCTGCATCGCGATGAACGGCTTCGTCGAGGCCGACATCTACGGCCACGTGAACTCGACCCACATCGTGGGCAAGGGCATCGAGAACGGCATCGGCGGGTCGGGCGACTTCGCCCGCAACTCGGCGTACACGATCTTCATGTCCCCGTCGGTCGCGAAGGGCGGGAAGATCTCGGCCATCGTCCCGTTCGCGTCGCACATCGACCACACGGAGCACGAGGTCAACGGCATCGTGACCGAGTACGGCTTCGCCGACCTGCGCGGGAAGAGCCCGAAGCAGAAGGCGAAGGAAGTCATCGAGAAGTGCGCGCACCCGGACTGGCGCCCGATCCTCTGGGACTACTACAACCGCTCGCTGAAGGGCGGCAGCTTCGGGAAGCACACGCCGCACATGCTCAAGGAGGCGTTCTCGTTCCACACGCGCTACCTCGAGACGGGCGACATGCGCCCGAAGAAGTAG
- a CDS encoding 1-acyl-sn-glycerol-3-phosphate acyltransferase translates to MTKASDPQPDGSTPPPSASSGAGLGEGGGLLGRWFAPVKIPRGAIATLRALAARGSLVFVMRSPGLLGFLYLRWFLRRAGLPPLRAAQGFHGLAGWLARVRRTRRAFEDAVAAGESSLVFLGRPDAEQDPLAALVRQQRDLFQPVFLVPVLLVWSRRPQRLQGSIWDVLYGSPESPSALANAIAFLRAFRRAVFDVGRALDLKEYLAQRAAEPDASVALRVRGALHQHLAREFRTAVGPPLKAPSRVREKVLRDRSLRAAIEAVAAGSGRPAQAVVGEAEKDLREIASNYDPVFVGVMRALLSWFFRRLYTSVEVDEEGLARLRRAAADAPIVLCPSHKSHVDYLVLSWLLYENGMTPPHIAAGINLAFWPFGGIARRGGAFFIRRKVKGDRVYTAVLRAYVKHLLRDRFPQEFYVEGGRSRTGKLLFPKTGLVSMEVDAWLDGAADDVLFVPVAIDYERLIEASSYAKELAGGEKRKESLRGLLGAARVLLRRYERLYVQFETPISLRQLAAERLGARAASLAVDEAWGGEAERRAAPAAAAGAGEAAEAKRQLVQGLANRIAYGISRAVTITPVGLVSAALLSHVRRGLGSEEVARRVELLRYVAAEGGARFARDLAGAPSDPRQAGPIADAVRRLAHEGLVRVEVAAGDTIYQVVDEKRPMLDYHRNAVIHRYVAPALVAAAARAGGPGGSTAAEVRGRALWLSRLFKLEFMYRSGASFDEIFESNLAFLVRVRAVDCDAGRVLPGPETTALAFLADLLRAYLEAYHLAAAAAVAALGPDAPRQAPLDRRALVREAMERGRGEFLSGRIALREAISKATLENALEWLISQRVIAEEAGKLRLAGSSSTAELRAIMDGIAPHLAT, encoded by the coding sequence GTGACGAAGGCCTCGGATCCCCAGCCGGACGGCTCGACGCCGCCGCCGTCCGCGTCATCGGGCGCCGGCCTCGGCGAGGGCGGCGGCCTGCTCGGCCGGTGGTTCGCGCCGGTCAAGATCCCCCGCGGCGCGATCGCCACGCTCCGCGCGCTCGCCGCGCGCGGCAGCCTGGTGTTCGTGATGCGCTCGCCGGGCCTGCTCGGCTTCCTCTACCTGCGCTGGTTCCTGCGCCGCGCCGGCCTGCCGCCGCTCCGCGCCGCCCAGGGCTTCCACGGCCTCGCCGGCTGGCTCGCGCGCGTGCGGCGCACCCGCCGCGCCTTCGAGGACGCGGTCGCCGCCGGCGAGTCGTCCCTCGTGTTCCTCGGGCGCCCCGACGCCGAGCAGGACCCGCTCGCGGCGCTGGTGCGCCAGCAGCGCGACCTGTTCCAGCCGGTGTTCCTCGTGCCGGTGCTGCTGGTGTGGAGCCGGCGGCCGCAGCGGCTGCAGGGGTCGATCTGGGACGTGCTCTACGGCTCGCCCGAGTCGCCGAGCGCCCTCGCGAACGCGATCGCGTTCCTGCGCGCGTTCCGGCGCGCGGTGTTCGACGTGGGGCGCGCGCTCGACCTGAAGGAGTACCTCGCGCAGCGCGCCGCCGAGCCCGACGCCTCGGTGGCCCTGCGCGTGCGCGGCGCGCTCCACCAGCACCTCGCCCGCGAGTTCCGCACCGCGGTCGGCCCGCCGCTCAAGGCGCCCTCCCGCGTGCGCGAGAAGGTCCTGCGCGACCGCTCGCTGCGCGCGGCCATCGAGGCGGTGGCGGCCGGCAGCGGCCGCCCCGCGCAGGCGGTGGTGGGAGAGGCCGAGAAGGACCTGCGCGAGATCGCGAGCAACTACGACCCGGTCTTCGTCGGCGTGATGCGGGCGCTGCTCTCGTGGTTCTTCCGCCGGCTCTACACCAGCGTCGAGGTGGACGAGGAGGGGCTGGCCCGGCTGCGCCGCGCCGCCGCCGACGCGCCCATCGTGCTCTGCCCCAGCCACAAGAGCCACGTGGACTACCTCGTGCTCTCCTGGCTCCTCTACGAGAACGGGATGACGCCGCCGCACATCGCGGCCGGCATCAACCTCGCGTTCTGGCCGTTCGGCGGGATCGCCCGCCGCGGCGGCGCGTTCTTCATCCGGCGCAAGGTGAAGGGCGACCGCGTCTACACCGCGGTGCTGCGCGCCTACGTGAAGCACCTGCTGCGCGACCGCTTCCCGCAGGAGTTCTACGTGGAGGGCGGGCGCAGCCGCACCGGCAAGCTCCTGTTCCCGAAGACCGGCCTGGTGTCGATGGAGGTGGACGCCTGGCTGGACGGCGCCGCCGACGACGTGCTGTTCGTGCCGGTGGCGATCGACTACGAGCGGCTCATCGAGGCCTCCAGCTACGCGAAGGAGCTGGCGGGCGGCGAGAAGCGCAAGGAGAGCCTGCGCGGCCTGCTGGGCGCGGCCCGCGTGCTGCTGCGGCGCTACGAGCGGCTCTACGTGCAGTTCGAGACGCCCATCTCGCTGCGCCAGCTCGCGGCGGAGCGGCTGGGCGCGCGCGCCGCGTCGCTGGCGGTGGACGAGGCGTGGGGCGGCGAGGCGGAGCGGCGCGCCGCGCCCGCCGCCGCCGCCGGGGCGGGCGAGGCCGCGGAGGCGAAGCGGCAGCTGGTGCAGGGGCTCGCGAACCGCATCGCGTACGGCATCAGCCGCGCGGTGACCATCACGCCCGTCGGGCTCGTGTCCGCGGCCCTGCTCTCGCACGTGCGGCGCGGCCTCGGCTCCGAGGAGGTGGCGCGGCGCGTCGAGCTGCTCCGCTACGTGGCGGCAGAGGGCGGCGCCCGCTTCGCGCGCGACCTCGCCGGCGCGCCCTCCGATCCGCGCCAGGCCGGCCCCATCGCCGACGCGGTGCGGCGGCTGGCGCACGAAGGGCTGGTGCGGGTGGAGGTCGCGGCGGGCGACACCATCTACCAGGTGGTGGACGAGAAGCGGCCGATGCTCGACTACCACCGCAACGCGGTCATCCACCGCTACGTCGCGCCCGCGCTGGTGGCCGCCGCGGCGCGCGCCGGCGGGCCGGGCGGCTCGACGGCCGCCGAGGTCCGCGGGCGGGCGCTGTGGCTCTCGCGGCTGTTCAAGCTCGAGTTCATGTACCGGAGCGGCGCGAGCTTCGACGAGATCTTCGAGTCGAACCTCGCGTTCCTGGTGCGGGTGCGGGCGGTGGACTGCGACGCGGGCCGGGTGCTGCCCGGCCCCGAGACCACCGCCCTCGCCTTCCTCGCCGATCTCCTCCGCGCGTACCTCGAGGCGTACCACCTCGCCGCCGCGGCCGCCGTCGCCGCCCTCGGTCCCGACGCGCCGCGGCAGGCGCCGCTCGACCGGCGTGCGCTCGTCCGCGAGGCGATGGAGCGAGGCCGCGGCGAGTTCCTCTCCGGGCGGATCGCGCTCCGCGAGGCCATCTCGAAGGCCACGCTGGAGAACGCGCTGGAGTGGCTGATCTCGCAGCGCGTCATCGCCGAGGAGGCGGGCAAGCTCAGGCTCGCCGGATCGTCATCGACCGCGGAACTCCGCGCCATCATGGACGGAATCGCTCCGCATCTGGCGACGTGA